The Candidatus Methylomirabilis limnetica genome contains a region encoding:
- a CDS encoding sugar isomerase domain-containing protein, whose amino-acid sequence MTNPAYYEAVVRLLSEIQRSQAEAIDRAADLIFSSLVADGVLHIFGSGHSHSVAEEAFHRAGGLVPVNTMTEPFLSPLTSPKKSGRLERLSGLAVILLDYHDPQPDEVLIIVSNAGINPVSVELALEAKKRELMVIAITSLRHSQAVASRHPSGQRLFEVADLVIDNYGEAGDGALTFPGLTAKVGPTSLIAGAFIVNSIVCGVVARFLAKGLTPPVYLSANLPGGDEHNRQLEAKYKGRIKLLG is encoded by the coding sequence ATGACAAATCCAGCGTACTATGAAGCCGTGGTTCGATTGCTCAGCGAGATCCAGCGAAGCCAGGCGGAGGCGATCGACCGGGCTGCCGATCTGATCTTCTCATCCCTCGTGGCTGACGGTGTCCTGCACATCTTTGGAAGTGGTCACTCCCATTCAGTGGCCGAAGAGGCGTTCCATCGCGCTGGGGGGCTGGTTCCCGTCAATACCATGACCGAGCCGTTTCTGAGCCCGCTCACGTCTCCAAAGAAGAGCGGGCGGCTAGAGCGGCTCAGCGGCCTTGCGGTGATTCTACTCGACTACCACGATCCGCAGCCCGACGAGGTCCTCATCATCGTCTCCAACGCCGGGATCAACCCGGTCTCAGTCGAGTTAGCGTTGGAAGCGAAGAAGCGAGAACTTATGGTCATCGCGATCACGTCGCTCCGTCACTCCCAAGCCGTGGCCTCGCGCCATCCGAGCGGCCAGCGCCTCTTCGAGGTGGCTGACCTCGTTATCGACAACTACGGCGAGGCCGGCGATGGCGCCCTCACCTTCCCCGGCCTTACGGCGAAGGTGGGGCCGACCTCACTTATAGCCGGGGCCTTCATCGTCAACTCCATCGTCTGCGGCGTGGTGGCGCGATTCCTCGCGAAGGGGCTTACGCCGCCAGTCTATCTCAGCGCTAATCTACCAGGTGGCGATGAGCATAACCGCCAGCTTGAGGCGAAGTATAAAGGACGGATCAAATTATTGGGTTGA
- a CDS encoding N-acyl-D-amino-acid deacylase family protein produces MYDLIIRDANLIDGTGASARRADLAVVGDRIAEIGHIAPSLGHRVIEAAGLTLSPGFVDIHSHSDYHLLLQPTADSAVRQGVTLEIGGNCGYAAAPIWGPWLEERTATYRNLYGLDHAWQAVADYFARLEATGISENFGLLIGHNTLRGSAMGGANRPPSSQELEAMIEGARQGMAEGALGLSTGLVYAPACFSRPDELAMIAAAVREAGGILTCHMRSEGDGLIEAIDEIIGVAEKAEIPLQISHLKTSGERNWPKLHEALRRIEEARARGLDVSCDRYPYTASNTGLQAVLPDWALEGGQRDRTERLGNPAARARITQELTTHYPPDYWSRLMISEVTREENRRYEGLRVAEAAKLAETQPVHFVLDLLLAEQMQVDAIFFTMCEENLEAILAQPYAMIGSDSGCRGHEGPLSHGRPHPRTFGTFPRVLGHFVRERRLLDLPTAIRKMTWDPCRKLGILDRGHLQPGCAADLVLFDSATVSDRATYEAPLQYPTGIHHVFVNGVPVVESGEHTGARPGRVVRRA; encoded by the coding sequence ATGTATGATCTGATAATTCGCGATGCGAACCTCATTGACGGGACTGGCGCCTCCGCACGACGCGCCGACCTTGCCGTCGTAGGTGACCGTATCGCAGAGATCGGGCATATCGCCCCATCCTTGGGGCATCGGGTGATCGAGGCGGCCGGCCTTACGCTTTCTCCCGGCTTCGTGGATATCCACTCGCACTCCGATTACCATCTCCTGCTTCAGCCGACGGCTGACAGCGCCGTTCGACAGGGGGTGACCCTCGAGATCGGGGGCAATTGCGGATATGCGGCCGCCCCGATATGGGGACCCTGGCTGGAAGAACGGACGGCCACCTATCGTAACCTCTACGGCCTCGACCATGCCTGGCAGGCGGTGGCGGACTACTTCGCGCGACTGGAGGCGACTGGGATCTCCGAGAACTTCGGTCTCCTGATCGGTCATAACACGCTGCGGGGCTCAGCCATGGGCGGTGCTAACCGCCCGCCCTCATCGCAGGAACTTGAGGCGATGATCGAGGGAGCGCGACAAGGGATGGCCGAGGGCGCGCTTGGTTTGTCCACAGGTCTGGTGTATGCCCCGGCCTGCTTCTCCAGGCCTGACGAGCTTGCGATGATTGCAGCCGCAGTGCGGGAGGCTGGCGGCATCCTCACCTGCCACATGCGGAGCGAAGGCGACGGGCTGATCGAGGCGATCGATGAAATTATCGGAGTGGCGGAGAAGGCGGAAATCCCCCTTCAGATCTCTCACCTCAAGACATCTGGAGAGCGCAACTGGCCGAAGCTTCACGAGGCGCTTCGGCGTATTGAAGAGGCGCGAGCACGCGGCCTTGACGTTTCCTGCGACCGGTATCCCTACACTGCCTCCAACACCGGGCTTCAAGCGGTCCTGCCGGATTGGGCCTTAGAAGGCGGGCAACGGGATCGGACCGAACGGTTAGGCAACCCGGCAGCGCGCGCCCGGATTACGCAGGAACTGACCACGCACTACCCACCTGATTACTGGTCCCGACTGATGATCTCCGAGGTCACGCGCGAGGAGAATCGACGGTATGAGGGATTGCGTGTCGCTGAGGCGGCGAAACTGGCCGAGACGCAGCCGGTCCACTTCGTCCTCGATCTGCTGCTAGCAGAGCAGATGCAGGTCGATGCTATCTTCTTTACCATGTGTGAAGAGAACCTGGAGGCGATCCTAGCACAGCCATATGCGATGATCGGGTCAGACTCCGGGTGTCGCGGACACGAAGGTCCGCTCAGTCATGGTCGGCCTCATCCAAGAACCTTCGGGACCTTCCCGCGGGTGCTGGGCCACTTCGTGCGGGAAAGGCGTCTACTCGATCTGCCAACCGCCATCAGGAAGATGACCTGGGATCCTTGCCGCAAGCTCGGTATTCTGGACCGGGGACATCTGCAGCCTGGCTGCGCGGCCGACCTTGTCCTCTTCGACTCGGCGACCGTGTCGGACAGGGCGACCTACGAGGCCCCGTTACAGTACCCCACCGGTATCCATCACGTCTTCGTCAACGGGGTCCCGGTCGTTGAGAGCGGCGAGCACACCGGTGCCAGACCCGGCCGCGTCGTGCGGAGGGCATGA
- a CDS encoding gamma-glutamyl-gamma-aminobutyrate hydrolase family protein, with protein sequence MRPRIGITSWHYRDDEERWEAVLEGYSRAVLGAGGLPLILPVASAEPALIEAYLETIDGLILTGGADIHPSFYGQTVLERCGEIDEERDRFEMELVRAARNRDLPLLGICRGLQVVNVALGGSLYQDLSYRHETDPAHQSPRERRGEPAHAVAIMEGSRLAQLLGVRELDVTSTHHQIIRDLAPNLTVNAVAPDGVIEGVEGAGRFLLAVHWHPERMVTRHPEQLALFRALVEAAGTAHRH encoded by the coding sequence ATGCGTCCGAGAATCGGAATCACGAGCTGGCATTATCGGGATGACGAAGAGCGGTGGGAGGCGGTACTGGAAGGTTACTCCCGCGCCGTCCTCGGCGCTGGTGGCTTGCCGCTGATCCTTCCTGTTGCCTCCGCGGAGCCTGCCCTGATCGAGGCATACCTGGAGACGATCGACGGGCTCATCTTGACCGGAGGGGCCGATATTCACCCCTCCTTTTATGGACAGACCGTTCTCGAACGATGCGGTGAGATCGACGAAGAACGCGATCGCTTCGAAATGGAGTTGGTTCGTGCGGCCCGCAATCGTGACCTGCCGCTCTTAGGGATCTGCCGCGGCCTCCAGGTCGTCAACGTGGCCCTGGGCGGCAGCCTATATCAGGACCTCTCTTACCGGCACGAGACCGACCCGGCCCACCAGAGCCCTCGCGAGCGGCGCGGGGAGCCAGCCCACGCGGTGGCGATTATGGAAGGCTCTCGCCTCGCTCAGTTGCTCGGTGTTCGAGAGTTGGACGTGACCAGCACCCACCACCAGATCATCCGCGACCTGGCGCCCAATCTTACGGTCAACGCGGTCGCTCCAGACGGGGTCATCGAGGGGGTTGAGGGCGCTGGACGCTTTCTTCTCGCCGTCCACTGGCACCCCGAGCGGATGGTTACCCGCCACCCCGAGCAGCTCGCGCTCTTTCGGGCTCTCGTTGAGGCAGCCGGCACAGCCCATCGCCACTGA
- the nagZ gene encoding beta-N-acetylhexosaminidase, whose protein sequence is MTLREAIGQLFILGFEGHTPSEALKTFVRDLTPGGLILFGRNLGDPEEIAALTNALQVASPTPLFFAIDQEGGKVSRLAPPFTRWLSASAVGAVGSTELTHAVASAIARELMVVGINMNMAPVLDVLSNPANPVMAGRCYGSDAQVVAQHGIAFYRGLASEGVIAVGKHFPGHGDTTVDSHLALPVVPHDVGRLSAVELAPFAYAIKAGIPALMTAHLLLPALDPEHPATLSRRILTDLLRQELGFRNLVISDDLLMKGIADSTHPGEAAVRFIEAGGDLMLICEDEAAQRQALVVVTEAVETGRLSEARVLASCKRIADAKAQHLHRKMAASTGEIRAVVGCDAHRRLAESVGMDDKGS, encoded by the coding sequence ATGACCCTGCGAGAGGCGATCGGTCAGCTCTTCATCCTTGGGTTTGAAGGTCACACGCCATCCGAGGCCCTCAAGACCTTCGTGCGCGACCTCACTCCCGGCGGCTTGATCCTGTTTGGGCGCAACCTTGGCGATCCGGAGGAGATTGCGGCTCTTACGAACGCACTACAAGTTGCCTCGCCGACCCCACTCTTTTTCGCTATTGACCAGGAAGGTGGGAAGGTTAGTCGCCTCGCACCCCCCTTTACCCGGTGGCTATCCGCCTCAGCGGTTGGAGCGGTTGGCTCGACCGAGCTGACCCATGCGGTGGCTTCCGCGATAGCCAGGGAGCTCATGGTGGTGGGGATCAACATGAATATGGCGCCGGTGCTTGATGTCCTGAGCAATCCGGCAAACCCGGTCATGGCGGGTCGATGCTACGGTTCAGACGCGCAGGTGGTGGCCCAACATGGGATCGCCTTTTACCGAGGGCTCGCGTCCGAGGGTGTGATTGCGGTAGGCAAGCACTTCCCTGGCCACGGTGATACGACAGTCGATTCTCACCTGGCGCTGCCAGTCGTGCCGCACGACGTTGGCCGCCTCTCGGCAGTAGAACTTGCCCCATTCGCATACGCAATCAAGGCAGGTATCCCGGCGCTGATGACGGCTCATCTCCTGCTGCCTGCCCTGGACCCGGAACATCCGGCCACGCTATCGCGACGTATTCTGACCGATCTGCTAAGGCAGGAATTGGGCTTTCGTAATCTGGTCATTAGTGACGACCTCTTGATGAAGGGGATCGCAGACAGCACCCATCCCGGTGAGGCGGCTGTTCGGTTCATTGAGGCCGGAGGCGATCTCATGCTGATCTGCGAGGACGAGGCAGCGCAACGACAGGCGCTTGTTGTCGTGACCGAGGCGGTAGAGACCGGGCGGCTATCCGAGGCGCGGGTGCTGGCTTCGTGCAAACGAATCGCCGATGCCAAGGCCCAGCACCTGCACCGTAAGATGGCAGCATCCACCGGGGAGATCCGCGCGGTTGTGGGCTGTGATGCCCACCGGCGCCTCGCCGAGAGCGTCGGGATGGACGACAAGGGGTCGTGA
- a CDS encoding class I SAM-dependent methyltransferase gives MRSEWQSALYTRQRNFFAQVYESGGLTPWPSTEPTPAVSRLSHLLKRRKGGGRVLDLGCGEGRHVLLFAKAGLFTVGLDYLAAPLRTVAQRAREKRLTPRIRLLLGDALAPPLKPDSFDALVDSGVFHHIKKADWPIYFDRVLGLVKPGGYFHLTVFSTKFKHYPGERRTRNWQVHRNHYDHFFVKRDFAQIFSDRCEILEIEEEREGLNGFFHVLMRKRPTYVRRADQGRPC, from the coding sequence ATGAGATCCGAGTGGCAAAGTGCGTTATACACCCGGCAGCGGAACTTCTTTGCGCAGGTCTACGAGTCGGGCGGGCTGACCCCCTGGCCTTCCACTGAACCGACACCGGCCGTCAGCCGCTTGTCGCATCTCCTGAAGCGGCGTAAGGGGGGTGGTCGGGTCCTCGACCTGGGTTGTGGCGAGGGACGGCACGTGCTCCTCTTCGCCAAGGCCGGACTCTTTACTGTTGGCCTTGATTATCTGGCTGCACCACTGAGGACAGTTGCGCAGCGAGCACGTGAGAAGCGACTCACTCCAAGGATCAGGCTTCTGCTAGGAGATGCCCTTGCACCGCCATTGAAGCCGGATAGTTTTGATGCGCTCGTGGACAGCGGAGTATTCCATCACATCAAGAAGGCCGACTGGCCGATCTATTTTGACCGCGTGCTGGGGCTTGTGAAGCCAGGGGGGTACTTCCACCTGACGGTCTTCAGCACCAAGTTCAAACACTATCCCGGAGAGCGGCGGACACGCAACTGGCAGGTCCACCGTAACCACTATGACCACTTCTTCGTCAAGCGCGACTTCGCCCAAATCTTCAGCGACCGGTGCGAGATCCTGGAGATCGAGGAGGAGCGCGAGGGACTGAACGGCTTCTTCCACGTCCTCATGCGGAAGCGTCCAACTTATGTGCGGCGCGCCGACCAGGGTCGTCCGTGCTGA
- a CDS encoding c-type cytochrome — protein MSSEHHHHPAVTPPQKTMVQPGGPVKQQSGLAMPKGWQFAMPAGNHHAGRQVFIDFECFKCHEVRGEDFPSPKAEQGDVGSVLSGMGAMHTAEYFVEVMIDPNASVAWRINHHKSENKGYLGPDGKSKMPSYNDSMTIQQLIDVVAYMKSLTAGAHAH, from the coding sequence ATGAGCAGTGAACATCACCATCATCCGGCGGTGACACCCCCACAGAAGACGATGGTGCAACCTGGCGGTCCAGTGAAGCAGCAGTCTGGCCTCGCGATGCCAAAAGGGTGGCAGTTTGCCATGCCGGCCGGAAATCATCACGCCGGGCGGCAGGTCTTTATCGACTTCGAATGCTTCAAGTGCCATGAAGTGCGTGGCGAAGACTTTCCCTCACCCAAAGCTGAACAAGGAGATGTGGGGTCTGTTCTCTCGGGGATGGGAGCAATGCACACGGCGGAGTATTTTGTCGAGGTGATGATCGATCCGAACGCCTCCGTGGCCTGGCGAATCAATCACCATAAGTCTGAAAATAAAGGATATCTCGGTCCTGATGGCAAATCAAAGATGCCCAGCTACAACGATTCGATGACCATCCAGCAGCTCATCGACGTAGTAGCCTACATGAAGAGTTTGACCGCTGGTGCGCACGCCCATTAA